One stretch of Arachis duranensis cultivar V14167 chromosome 1, aradu.V14167.gnm2.J7QH, whole genome shotgun sequence DNA includes these proteins:
- the LOC107481481 gene encoding uncharacterized protein LOC107481481 has translation MAALAEVPWLDDDVTPPPPDADNREVTISWGGWVHEKSPARRHSRARAVVGTPSPSAPTAAPSSSTAAAPSSSTVPPAAPEPTYLLVQRLFRFLEHKRRHVRRRLDRMDQALISLGAELPPLPDSPASDEQDHQEEDAEVPTQQDAPPAAPDTTETPQTHAEPVPQPQTDSAPTVVPSTDPPV, from the coding sequence atggcaGCCCTAGCTGAGGTCCCATGGCTAGATGATGATGTGACACCACCACCCCCTGATGCAGATAACAGGGAGGTTACTATTTcttggggtggttgggtgcacgagaagTCCCCTGCCAGACGCCATTCTAGGGCCAGAGCAGTAGTGGGGACACCTTCACCATCAGCCCCTACAGCAGCCCCATCCTCTTCCACAGCAGCAGCTCCATCTTCATCTACAGTTCCTCCTGCAGCACCTGAGCCTACTTATCTACTGGTCCAGCGTCTATTTCGGTTTTTAGAGCATAAGAGGCGCCATGTCAGACGCCGACTGGATCGAATGGACCAGGCGCTCATTTCTCTGGGTGCTGAGTTACCTCCGCTTCCCGACTCtccggcctccgatgagcaggatcatcaggaggaggatgcGGAGGTGCCGACTCAGCAGGATGCACCTCCAGCTGCCCCAGACACCACAGAGACACCACAGACTCATGCGGAGCCAGTTCCACAGCCTCAGACAGATTCAGCACCTACCGTTGTACCTTCCACTGATCCTCcagtttag